The Spirosoma radiotolerans genome has a window encoding:
- a CDS encoding GntR family transcriptional regulator, whose amino-acid sequence MIAKLTSPGPGRRQPYGDLVDVYSNAFSPAYKLQFNPKDKTPKYRQIVQSIITDIERGVLKNNEQLPSISELSVEYYLARDTVEKAYRELRERGYITSVQGKGYYVQTNTDAKIKILLVFNKLSSYKKIIYYAFLKALGDKATVDLQIHHYNACHFQEIIAKNLGKYNYYVVMPHFTQDLDKADYRRVLASIPSNELVLLDKDVSELEGSPLSVHQNFDKDICGALENAQDLLDKYNRMVLILPSDGNYPVEIAHGFRSFCINYNKEFSIKENAIHEHLQEGTAYVVVEETDLSEVVKKARQSNYELGHDVGVISFNETTLKELLNITVITTDFEAMGYTAASLLLDNKRIKVKNPFYMIRRGSL is encoded by the coding sequence ATGATTGCTAAACTTACGTCTCCGGGTCCTGGTCGCCGTCAACCTTACGGCGATCTTGTCGATGTTTATAGCAACGCCTTTTCTCCTGCCTACAAACTTCAGTTCAACCCCAAAGATAAGACACCTAAGTATAGGCAAATTGTACAGTCGATTATTACCGATATTGAGCGGGGAGTCTTGAAAAACAATGAGCAACTACCCTCCATCAGCGAGTTGAGCGTGGAGTATTACCTTGCCCGGGACACCGTCGAGAAGGCTTACCGCGAACTTCGCGAGCGAGGCTATATTACCTCTGTGCAGGGTAAGGGCTATTATGTGCAGACCAATACGGATGCGAAGATCAAGATCCTGCTGGTTTTCAATAAGCTCAGTTCTTACAAAAAGATCATTTATTACGCTTTTCTGAAAGCGCTCGGCGACAAGGCAACGGTCGATCTACAAATTCACCATTACAACGCCTGTCATTTCCAGGAGATTATCGCAAAGAATCTGGGCAAGTATAACTACTACGTTGTTATGCCGCATTTTACGCAGGACCTGGATAAAGCGGATTATAGGCGAGTGCTTGCCTCCATCCCATCCAATGAACTGGTGCTGCTCGACAAAGATGTATCTGAACTGGAAGGGTCACCCCTGAGCGTTCATCAGAACTTCGACAAGGATATTTGCGGGGCACTGGAAAACGCTCAGGACTTGCTGGACAAGTACAATCGGATGGTCCTTATTTTACCCAGCGACGGCAACTATCCTGTCGAAATTGCTCATGGGTTCCGGTCATTCTGCATTAACTACAACAAAGAGTTCTCAATTAAGGAAAACGCCATCCATGAGCACTTGCAGGAAGGCACGGCGTATGTGGTCGTTGAAGAAACTGACTTATCGGAAGTAGTCAAAAAGGCCCGGCAATCAAATTACGAATTGGGTCATGACGTCGGCGTCATTTCGTTTAACGAAACGACACTCAAGGAGTTGTTGAATATTACCGTTATCACCACCGATTTCGAAGCGATGGGCTACACGGCAGCCTCGCTCCTGCTGGACAACAAGCGAATAAAAGTCAAAAACCCGTTTTACATGATCCGGCGCGGGTCGTTATAG
- a CDS encoding alpha/beta fold hydrolase: protein MNKRLLWLLPVVLISAVYLYPTPKKDALDLYTGSDKTPINGLAAFRKRPTRTIDTQGYSWTYMTLGKGPRTILFLHGMTGGYDFWWQQMNAFSPNYRVISVTYPPVDNLSELGKGIMAILDKENVDSTVVVGSSLGGYLTQYLLATYPQRVTKAVLGNTFPKNDVYEELNHSRVSLASWLPEWAVMNALRQNLTNVVLPTSENNPLVGAQLLENAYGRMSKAQFLARYHCVIDKFQPIDGKQSAVPLLILESDNDPLILPELRAKLKQYYTTAQVHTFHQKGHFPYLNDPEEYNTVLRAFLSK from the coding sequence ATGAATAAACGATTACTCTGGCTCCTTCCCGTTGTCCTGATTAGTGCGGTTTACCTGTATCCTACCCCTAAAAAAGACGCACTCGACTTATATACAGGCTCCGATAAGACACCAATTAATGGCCTGGCCGCCTTCCGCAAACGACCGACGCGTACCATTGACACACAAGGGTACAGCTGGACCTATATGACCCTGGGGAAAGGCCCTAGAACCATCTTGTTCCTGCACGGAATGACCGGTGGCTACGACTTTTGGTGGCAACAGATGAACGCGTTTAGCCCTAACTACAGAGTCATCAGCGTTACTTACCCACCGGTCGATAATCTGTCTGAACTGGGAAAAGGCATCATGGCCATTCTCGATAAAGAAAATGTCGATTCTACGGTTGTCGTTGGCAGTTCGCTGGGCGGCTATCTGACGCAATACTTGCTGGCCACCTATCCGCAACGGGTAACAAAGGCGGTTTTAGGCAATACGTTTCCGAAGAATGATGTCTACGAAGAACTGAACCATAGCCGCGTTTCGCTGGCCTCCTGGCTGCCGGAATGGGCTGTCATGAACGCACTCCGGCAAAACCTGACGAATGTTGTGTTGCCCACCTCTGAGAATAACCCGCTGGTTGGAGCGCAATTGCTCGAAAATGCATACGGACGCATGTCGAAGGCGCAGTTTCTGGCCCGATACCATTGTGTGATCGATAAATTCCAGCCGATTGACGGAAAACAATCGGCAGTCCCACTGTTGATTCTGGAATCCGATAATGACCCGCTCATACTTCCTGAACTACGTGCCAAGCTAAAACAATATTACACGACAGCACAGGTGCATACTTTTCATCAGAAAGGCCATTTTCCGTACCTGAACGACCCTGAAGAGTACAATACTGTGTTGCGGGCGTTTCTGTCGAAGTGA
- a CDS encoding ThuA domain-containing protein: MSANRLLACALSWGLWLATLAVQAQSPKINVLVFSKTAAFRHQSIEAGKKALAKMSAEKGFGVSFTEDATQFTEANLKKYNTVIFLNTTGDVLNNEEQSSFERYIQAGGGYVGIHAATDTEYEWPWYGKLAGAYFLDHPMPNNVQKGKFIVAMKNHWATKGMPDEFERTDEFYSFKDISPKINVVLKIDEKSYTGGKNPDFHPMSWYQTYDGGRSFYTAMGHTDESFAEPLFLNHLWAGIQYTTGGDAPKPLDFSKARPEENRFNKAILAEKLDEPMELCVLGDGRVLFIQRKGEVQLYNIKTKELKTIARIPVSTKYVSKEGKESMGEDGLMGLNKDPNFAQNHWIYLYYSDPSESKNVLARFDLKGDELDMVSKKVLLDVATQREECCHTGGSIAWDRSGNLYLSTGDNTNPHGSNGYSPSDEREGRSAWDAQKSSANTNDLRGKIIRIKPQPDGTYTIPEGNLFAKGTPKTRPEIYTMGHRNPFRISVDPKTGYVYWGEVGPDAAKPDANRGPAGHDEVGQARKAGNFGWPHFVGDNKAYTKYDFAASKSGDKWDVNAPTNTSPNNTGLTVLPPAQKAFIWYPYDGSPEFPLVGAGGRNAMAGPVFYADDFKGASQAFPKYYDGKLLAYDWMRGWIMAVTMDSVGNYQSMERFMPSYKFSNPMDMEFADNGDLYMLEYGSGWFTANDDARLIRIEYNGGNRKPQVQVAANKLGGSAPMNLKLTAKGTTDSDGDALTYAWKITSLNKAAKFNKVINTADANLTLAQAGVYKATLTVNDGKGGISSQSMDITVGNEAPVLTVEMPGGNKSFFTPNKPFRYDVKVSDKEDGTLGKGIDPERVAVNIDYLPEGFDQVAIAQGHRSADAGALLAGGKKLIEAGDCKACHSLNKKSIGPAYMDVAKKYRGDNAALERLTKKVISGGSGVWGETAMAAHPQLSTADAAEMVKYILSVSSEATAASALPVKGNYTANLPAGDKGKGIYIVRASYEDKGAKGLPSLKSEQTFVLRNAKADVHSFDAYDNVNKMSYGGNNLAIPSKSGAYITMKQVDLNGVTEFHIMATAPKPQLNAKGGKVEVHLDSPTGKLVGESSFLEPSDKMDFKPSVLTVPVKLPVPLDGKPHDVYFVFTNPKEALGSLMVVMGVEAVLGSAGQ; encoded by the coding sequence ATGAGCGCTAACCGTCTACTAGCCTGTGCCCTTTCATGGGGTTTGTGGCTGGCTACATTGGCTGTACAGGCCCAATCCCCCAAAATCAACGTATTAGTTTTTAGTAAAACGGCCGCGTTCCGGCATCAGTCCATCGAAGCGGGTAAAAAGGCACTGGCTAAAATGTCGGCGGAGAAGGGATTTGGCGTGAGCTTTACCGAAGATGCGACGCAGTTTACCGAAGCGAATCTCAAGAAATACAACACGGTTATCTTCCTCAACACGACGGGCGATGTCCTGAATAACGAAGAACAATCGTCATTTGAGCGCTATATCCAGGCCGGTGGCGGTTATGTGGGTATTCACGCGGCTACGGATACGGAATATGAATGGCCCTGGTACGGGAAACTGGCGGGCGCTTATTTTCTCGACCACCCGATGCCTAACAATGTACAGAAAGGCAAGTTCATCGTAGCCATGAAGAACCACTGGGCGACAAAAGGCATGCCCGACGAGTTCGAACGAACCGATGAGTTTTATAGCTTCAAAGATATTTCGCCCAAAATAAACGTCGTCCTCAAGATTGACGAAAAGAGCTATACCGGCGGTAAAAATCCTGATTTTCACCCCATGAGCTGGTATCAGACCTACGACGGTGGCCGTTCGTTTTATACCGCGATGGGTCATACCGACGAGTCATTCGCTGAGCCGTTGTTCTTGAATCATTTGTGGGCGGGTATTCAATACACGACCGGTGGTGATGCACCCAAACCGCTTGATTTTTCCAAAGCCCGGCCTGAAGAAAACCGGTTCAACAAAGCCATTTTAGCCGAAAAGCTCGACGAGCCAATGGAACTGTGCGTATTGGGTGACGGACGTGTGCTGTTCATTCAGCGCAAGGGAGAAGTTCAGTTATACAACATCAAAACCAAAGAGCTAAAAACCATTGCCCGAATTCCCGTCAGCACCAAATATGTCAGCAAAGAAGGCAAAGAGTCGATGGGAGAAGATGGGCTGATGGGCCTGAACAAAGACCCGAACTTTGCTCAGAATCATTGGATATACCTTTACTATTCAGACCCCAGCGAATCTAAAAACGTACTGGCTCGCTTCGACCTGAAAGGCGACGAGCTGGATATGGTGTCTAAAAAAGTATTGCTGGATGTGGCTACCCAACGCGAGGAATGCTGCCATACCGGCGGCTCGATTGCCTGGGACCGATCGGGTAACCTGTACCTCTCGACGGGCGACAATACAAATCCGCACGGATCAAATGGCTACAGCCCCAGCGACGAGCGGGAAGGACGCAGTGCCTGGGATGCCCAGAAGTCGTCGGCCAACACCAACGACCTGCGCGGTAAGATTATCCGCATCAAACCCCAGCCCGACGGCACCTATACGATTCCGGAAGGCAATCTGTTTGCTAAAGGCACCCCAAAAACGCGCCCTGAAATTTACACCATGGGCCACCGTAACCCATTCCGCATCTCGGTTGATCCCAAAACCGGTTACGTATACTGGGGCGAGGTGGGGCCTGATGCGGCCAAACCCGATGCCAATCGGGGTCCTGCCGGACATGACGAAGTGGGTCAGGCGCGTAAGGCCGGTAACTTCGGCTGGCCACATTTCGTGGGTGATAATAAAGCATATACCAAATACGACTTTGCCGCCAGCAAGTCGGGTGATAAGTGGGACGTTAATGCGCCTACCAATACCTCGCCCAACAACACGGGTCTGACCGTGCTCCCCCCGGCCCAGAAAGCCTTCATCTGGTATCCGTACGATGGTTCGCCTGAGTTTCCGTTGGTGGGTGCCGGTGGTCGTAATGCCATGGCGGGACCAGTCTTCTACGCCGACGACTTCAAGGGTGCGTCCCAGGCGTTTCCGAAATACTACGACGGTAAACTGTTGGCGTACGACTGGATGCGCGGCTGGATCATGGCTGTGACCATGGATTCGGTTGGTAATTATCAGTCGATGGAGCGGTTCATGCCGAGTTACAAATTTTCCAATCCAATGGATATGGAGTTTGCCGACAATGGTGATCTGTACATGCTCGAATACGGCTCCGGCTGGTTTACGGCCAATGACGATGCCCGCCTGATTCGCATCGAGTACAACGGAGGAAACCGCAAGCCACAAGTGCAGGTCGCGGCTAACAAACTGGGAGGATCGGCACCAATGAATCTGAAGCTGACCGCGAAAGGTACGACGGATAGTGACGGCGACGCCCTGACGTATGCCTGGAAGATTACATCTCTCAATAAAGCGGCCAAATTCAATAAGGTAATCAACACGGCCGATGCTAATCTGACGCTGGCCCAGGCCGGTGTCTACAAAGCGACCCTGACGGTGAACGATGGGAAAGGCGGTATCAGCTCGCAGTCGATGGATATTACCGTAGGAAACGAAGCACCGGTACTGACGGTCGAAATGCCGGGTGGCAACAAGTCATTCTTTACACCGAATAAACCGTTCCGGTACGATGTGAAGGTAAGCGACAAAGAAGATGGTACGTTGGGAAAAGGCATTGATCCAGAACGAGTTGCGGTTAATATCGATTACCTACCCGAAGGTTTCGATCAGGTTGCTATCGCACAGGGCCACCGGTCGGCTGATGCCGGAGCACTGTTGGCGGGCGGAAAAAAGCTCATCGAAGCGGGCGATTGTAAAGCGTGCCACAGCCTGAATAAAAAGTCGATTGGACCAGCGTACATGGATGTCGCCAAGAAATACAGGGGCGATAATGCAGCGCTGGAGCGACTGACGAAAAAAGTAATTTCGGGCGGTAGTGGCGTTTGGGGTGAAACCGCTATGGCGGCCCACCCGCAACTCTCAACCGCCGATGCCGCCGAAATGGTTAAGTACATTCTCAGCGTATCGAGTGAAGCCACTGCTGCCAGTGCGTTGCCGGTAAAGGGTAACTATACGGCTAACCTGCCCGCAGGCGACAAGGGCAAAGGTATATACATTGTACGGGCTTCTTACGAAGACAAAGGCGCAAAAGGCCTGCCATCACTGAAGTCGGAACAGACGTTCGTATTGCGGAATGCGAAAGCTGATGTGCATAGTTTTGATGCTTACGACAACGTAAATAAAATGTCTTACGGTGGCAACAACCTGGCCATTCCCAGCAAGTCGGGCGCTTACATAACCATGAAGCAAGTCGATCTGAATGGTGTTACAGAATTTCACATCATGGCTACTGCGCCTAAACCTCAACTGAATGCAAAAGGAGGCAAGGTTGAGGTGCACCTGGACAGCCCAACGGGTAAATTAGTTGGGGAGTCTTCATTTCTGGAGCCTTCCGATAAAATGGATTTCAAGCCGTCTGTATTAACGGTTCCCGTTAAACTCCCTGTTCCGCTGGATGGCAAGCCGCACGACGTGTACTTTGTCTTTACCAATCCAAAGGAAGCACTCGGCAGTCTGATGGTGGTGATGGGTGTCGAAGCCGTACTGGGTTCCGCTGGTCAGTAA
- a CDS encoding RidA family protein, translated as MKHLLLCLLAFSITFSAFGQNKKIVQPGKAPANPYPFSPGVISNGLLFVSGQVGTDPQTGKLVSGGVEAETTQTIQNIKTVLEAAGASLDDVVSVTVYLSNMDDFSKMNAIYKQFFKEGTYPARTTVGVAKLVFGSSVEMTMTAAMPKK; from the coding sequence ATGAAACATCTTCTGCTCTGTCTACTAGCTTTTAGCATCACCTTTTCGGCCTTTGGTCAAAACAAGAAAATCGTTCAGCCTGGGAAAGCGCCGGCAAATCCATATCCGTTCAGTCCGGGTGTTATCAGCAATGGGCTGCTGTTTGTATCCGGGCAGGTAGGCACGGACCCGCAAACGGGCAAACTGGTGTCGGGTGGGGTAGAAGCAGAAACGACCCAGACTATCCAAAACATAAAAACCGTACTGGAGGCTGCTGGCGCTTCCCTCGATGATGTAGTGAGCGTGACGGTCTACCTAAGTAATATGGATGATTTTTCGAAGATGAACGCGATCTATAAGCAGTTCTTTAAAGAAGGCACGTACCCGGCCCGCACAACGGTGGGTGTAGCGAAGCTGGTGTTTGGTTCCAGTGTGGAAATGACCATGACAGCCGCCATGCCCAAAAAATAA
- the bla gene encoding class A beta-lactamase, producing the protein MNKYTKLLVITALFWANLSVAQKQKATKLAEPTAAFTVPVRLSQELMRLSDMSGGKVGICATHIETGKTITQNGKEGFPMASSYKVAIATQLLTRVDSGSLTLAQLVPITKSDFHPGSGMLSDRFNWPNSSNSDLSLSVRSLLELMLLISDNSATDICLRLAGGPAAVNACMKRIGVEGLRVDRPTAWLIADCVGIPMAANQAWSSARYDSLARFSTALTREASYVAFENDPRDTSTPEAMTLLLTKLYTQPVLKPASQALVLDIMKRCETGLARLKGALPPDTEVLHKTGTIGLTASDVGIITLPGNAGHVAISVFVKASHKDGPVRERTIAEVTRTIYDYFLFL; encoded by the coding sequence ATGAACAAATACACAAAATTACTGGTCATTACGGCCCTGTTCTGGGCAAATTTGTCTGTTGCTCAAAAGCAGAAAGCAACAAAACTAGCCGAACCCACAGCCGCCTTTACGGTTCCGGTCCGGCTTTCGCAGGAGCTTATGCGCCTGTCCGACATGTCGGGCGGGAAAGTGGGCATTTGTGCCACGCACATTGAAACAGGAAAGACCATTACGCAAAATGGGAAAGAAGGATTTCCCATGGCTAGCTCGTACAAAGTAGCCATCGCTACCCAACTGCTAACCCGCGTAGACAGCGGGAGTCTGACGCTGGCTCAGCTCGTGCCCATCACCAAGAGCGATTTCCATCCGGGTAGCGGCATGTTATCGGATCGGTTCAACTGGCCTAACTCCTCAAATTCTGACCTGTCTCTATCGGTCAGGAGCCTGCTTGAATTGATGCTGCTTATCAGCGACAACAGTGCAACAGATATTTGCCTTCGGCTGGCGGGTGGCCCTGCTGCGGTGAACGCCTGTATGAAGCGGATAGGCGTTGAAGGCTTGCGTGTCGACCGGCCAACCGCCTGGCTCATTGCCGATTGTGTGGGAATACCGATGGCGGCCAATCAGGCCTGGTCGTCTGCTCGCTATGATTCATTGGCCAGGTTCAGTACGGCCTTAACGCGAGAAGCCAGTTATGTAGCGTTCGAGAATGACCCGCGCGACACATCGACCCCGGAAGCGATGACGCTGCTCTTAACGAAACTGTATACGCAACCGGTGTTGAAGCCAGCCAGTCAGGCTTTGGTTCTTGATATCATGAAACGCTGCGAAACAGGACTTGCCCGCCTAAAAGGAGCCCTCCCGCCTGATACTGAAGTGTTGCATAAAACAGGTACAATTGGCCTGACTGCCAGCGATGTCGGCATTATCACACTACCGGGCAACGCTGGTCATGTGGCTATCTCCGTCTTCGTTAAAGCATCGCATAAAGACGGACCTGTGCGGGAACGAACCATTGCGGAAGTAACCCGGACCATTTACGACTACTTCCTGTTTTTGTAG